The Longimicrobiaceae bacterium genome contains the following window.
CCCTGGCGGTCGTGCTCCTCGCGGCGCCGGCGCTCGCCGCCGCACCCGCCGCCGCACAGCTCCCCCTGGGCGCGCAGCTCCTCTCCCCCGTGGCCGTCTTCGGGGGCCCCGCCGACCCCGCGGACCCCGGCCTCCTGATCCCGGTGGAAGGGGTGGAGCCGGACGAGCTGCGCGACACCTTCCACGCCGACCGCTCCGGCGGGCGCGAGCACGCGGCCATCGACATCCACGCCCCGCGGGGCACGCCGGTGGTCGCCGCGGCGGACGGGACGATCCTCCGGCTCCACTCCGGGGCGCGCGGCGGGATCGCCGTCTACCAGCTGGGGGCGGACGGCCGCACCCGGTATTACTACGCCCACCTGGACCGCTACGCGGAGGGGCTGGAGCTGGGGGACCGGGTGCGCCGCGGCGAGGTGATCGGCTACGTGGGCGACACCGGGAACGCCGCGCCCGGCGACTTCCACCTCCACTTCTCCGTCGTGGTGCTGGAGGACGCGCGCCGCTGGTGGGAGGGCGCCGCGCTCAACCCGTACCCGCTCCTGCGAGCCTCGGCGCGCCGCGCCTTCGGCATCGCTCCCCGCTCCCCCGCTGCACGCTCCGGGCTCCCATGACGCACTGGACCCTCTGGCTCGCCTTCCCCGTGTGCCTGTGGCTCGTTCACCACACCCTCCTGTCGCTCAGCCGCCTGGTG
Protein-coding sequences here:
- a CDS encoding M23 family metallopeptidase → LAVVLLAAPALAAAPAAAQLPLGAQLLSPVAVFGGPADPADPGLLIPVEGVEPDELRDTFHADRSGGREHAAIDIHAPRGTPVVAAADGTILRLHSGARGGIAVYQLGADGRTRYYYAHLDRYAEGLELGDRVRRGEVIGYVGDTGNAAPGDFHLHFSVVVLEDARRWWEGAALNPYPLLRASARRAFGIAPRSPAARSGLP